In a genomic window of Saccharomyces kudriavzevii IFO 1802 strain IFO1802 genome assembly, chromosome: 2:
- the PIM1 gene encoding ATP-dependent Lon protease PIM1 (similar to Saccharomyces cerevisiae PIM1 (YBL022C); ancestral locus Anc_8.168), translating to MLRTRTAKTLGTAARTMRALQYYRSVAKIATPSQKRFASSLNVHDLTDIKPNHMIKTPAWQEFQYQLKNPKHMEQLTRLDKQFARDLLVANNYKSILAKDDSAPQKNDEDAKIVPEERDTDNDIEPTRDDETIDKGPESEVSKNSKSSASGGGQSSSSSRSDSGDGNPKQKPPKADVPEVYPQMLALPIARRPLFPGFYKAVVISDERVMKAIKEMLDRQQPYIGAFMLKNSEEDTDVITDKNDVYDVGVLAQITSAFPSKDEKTGTETMTALLYPHRRIEIDELFPPNEEKEKIKEQSREKEKEKEKEKEKETGTTVTEASEVTEDQATPKLEDIVVERIPDSELHQHKKVEASEEESDELNDIQESEDVNPTEFLKDYNVSLVNVLNLEDEPFDRKSPVINALTSEILKVFKEISQLNTMFREQIATFSASIQSATTNIFEEPARLADFAAAVSAGEEDELQDILSSLNIEHRLEKSLLVLKKELMNAELQNKISKDVETKIQKRQREYYLMEQLKGIKRELGIDDGRDKLIDTYKERVKSLKLPESVQKIFDDEITKLSTLETSMSEFGVIRNYLDWLTSIPWGKHSKEQYSIPRAKKILDEDHYGMIDVKDRILEFIAVGKLLGKVDGKIICFVGPPGVGKTSIGKSIARALNRKFFRFSVGGMTDVAEIKGHRRTYIGALPGRVVQALKKCQTQNPLILIDEIDKIGHGGIHGDPSAALLEVLDPEQNNSFLDNYLDIPIDLSKVLFVCTANSLETIPRPLLDRMEVIELTGYVAEDKVKIAEQYLVPSAKKSAGLENSHVDMTEDAITALMKYYCRESGVRNLKKHIEKIYRKAALQVVKKLSIEDSPTSPDDAKSKENIPSEEEKADKSSKNSSRKSKDNDLEKTKDDIEALKTSEKINLSISQENLKDYVGPSVYTTDRLYETTPPGVVMGLAWTNMGGCSLYVESVLEQPLHNCKHPTFERTGQLGDVMKESSRLAYSFAKMYLAQKYPENRFFEKASIHLHCPEGATPKDGPSAGVTMATSFLSLALNKSIDPTVAMTGELTLTGKVLRIGGLREKAVAAKRSGAKTIIFPKDNLNDWEELPDNVKEGLEPLAADWYNDIFQKLFKDVSTKQGNSVWKAEFEILDAKKEKD from the coding sequence ATGTTAAGAACGAGAACCGCAAAGACCCTTGGTACAGCGGCAAGGACAATGAGAGCACTTCAGTATTACCGATCTGTCGCTAAGATTGCTACGCCATCTCAAAAGAGATTCGCATCTAGTTTGAACGTGCACGACTTGACGGATATCAAACCGAACCACATGATTAAGACTCCAGCATGGCAGGAGTTCCAATATCAATTGAAGAATCCAAAACACATGGAGCAGCTTACAAGACTGGACAAACAGTTTGCCCGAGATTTGTTGGTTGCGAACAATTACAAAAGCATTCTGGCGAAAGATGATAGTGCACCTCAGAAAAACGACGAAGATGCCAAGATAGTACCTGAAGAGAGGGATACTGATAATGATATTGAGCCCACACGAGATGATGAAACGATTGACAAGGGTCCGGAAAGTGAAGTCTCCAAGAACTCTAAAAGCTCGGCCTCTGGAGGTGGACagtcttcttcatccagCCGATCGGATTCTGGGGACGGCAATCCGAAACAAAAACCACCGAAGGCAGATGTGCCAGAAGTGTACCCGCAGATGCTCGCATTGCCAATTGCCAGACGGCCCTTATTTCCAGGTTTCTACAAGGCGGTTGTGATATCGGACGAGAGGGTTATGAAGGCGATCAAGGAAATGCTGGACCGTCAGCAACCTTATATCGGTGCCTTCATGCTAAAGAattcagaagaagatacTGATGTGATTACAGATAAAAACGATGTTTATGATGTCGGTGTTCTAGCTCAGATAACCAGCGCTTTTCCGAGTAAGGACGAAAAGACAGGCACTGAAACGATGACTGCCCTTTTGTACCCTCACAGAAGGATAgaaattgatgaattaTTCCCACCgaacgaagaaaaggaaaaaataaaagagcaATCAagggaaaaggaaaaggaaaaggagaaggagaaggaaaaggagaCTGGGACAACTGTCACTGAGGCAAGCGAGGTCACAGAAGACCAAGCCACACCCAAGTTGGAAGACATCGTGGTGGAGAGAATACCAGATTCAGAATTGCATCAACACAAGAAAGTGGAAGCTTCCGAAGAAGAGTCTGACGAACTAAAtgatattcaagaaagtgAAGATGTTAATCCGacagaatttttgaaggattaCAATGTGTCATTAGTCAATGTATTGAATTTAGAAGATGAGCCATTTGATAGAAAGTCGCCCGTGATCAACGCGCTAACGtctgaaattttgaaagtgttcaaagaaatttctcAGTTAAACACCATGTTCAGAGAACAAATTGCCACTTTCTCAGCGTCCATTCAATCCGCCACCACAAACATTTTCGAGGAACCCGCTAGATTGGCAGATTTTGCTGCAGCTGTTTCTGCCGGCGAAGAGGACGAACTGCAAGATATTTTGTCATCCTTAAACATTGAACATAGGTTAGAAAAATCGCTACTAGTCCTCAAGAAAGAATTAATGAATGCGGAATTGCAAAACAAAATCTCCAAAGATGTGGAAACAAAAATTCAGAAGAGACAAAGAGAATATTATTTAATGGAACAGTTAAAGGGTATTAAAAGAGAACTAGGTATCGACGATGGTCGCGATAAATTAATCGATACTTATAAGGAAAGGGTGAAGTCACTGAAATTGCCCGAAAGCGTTCAGAAAAtctttgatgatgaaattacTAAGTTGAGTACTTTGGAAACATCCATGTCTGAATTTGGCGTCATTAGAAACTATTTGGATTGGTTAACCTCGATCCCATGGGGGAAGCATTCTAAGGAACAGTATTCTATTCCGagggcaaagaaaattctgGACGAAGATCATTACGGTATGATAGACGTCAAAGATCGtattttggaatttatTGCTGTTGGAAAATTATTAGGAAAAGTCGATGGTAAAATCATATGTTTTGTGGGACCGCCAGGTGTTGGTAAGACTTCGATAGGTAAATCTATCGCCAGAGCCCTTAACAGGAAGTTTTTCAGATTCTCTGTGGGTGGTATGACAGATGTGGCAGAAATCAAAGGTCATAGAAGAACATACATCGGTGCTTTACCTGGTAGGGTGGTTCAAGCCCTGAAGAAATGTCAAACCCAAAAtcctttgattttgatcGATGAAATCGATAAGATTGGACATGGTGGTATACATGGCGATCCATCTGCGGCATTATTAGAAGTGCTGGACCCTGAACAAAATAATAGTTTCTTGGATAACTATTTGGATATTCCTATCGATTTATCAAAAGTGCTCTTTGTTTGTACAGCAAATTCTTTGGAAACCATTCCAAGACCTTTACTAGATCGTATGGAGGTCATTGAATTGACGGGATATGTTGCCGAAGATAAGGTTAAGATTGCCGAACAATATTTGGTTCCAAGTGCCAAGAAAAGTGCCGGTTTGGAGAATTCTCATGTCGATATGACAGAAGATGCGATCACGGCATTAATGAAGTACTACTGTAGAGAAAGTGGTgtaagaaatttgaaaaaacacattgaaaaaatttaccGTAAAGCCGCCTTACAAGTCGTAAAGAAATTGAGTATTGAAGATTCACCAACTTCACCAGATGATGCCAAATCCAAGGAAAATATTCCCTCCGAAGAAGAGAAGGCGGACAAAAGCAGCAAAAACTCATCAAGGAAAAGTAAGGATAATGATTTGGAGAAGACAAAAGATGATATTGAAGCTTTGAAAACTTCTGAAAAGATCAATCTTTCCATATCCCAAGAAAATCTAAAAGATTACGTTGGTCCTTCAGTGTACACCACAGATAGATTATATGAGACTACTCCACCGGGTGTAGTAATGGGGTTGGCATGGACTAATATGGGAGGCTGTTCATTGTATGTAGAATCTGTCCTTGAACAACCATTGCACAACTGTAAGCATCCAACGTTTGAAAGAACCGGGCAACTGGGGGATGTTATGAAGGAATCGTCAAGACTGGCCTATTCTTTTGCCAAGATGTATTTAGCACAAAAGTACCCTGAAAACAGGTTTTTCGAGAAGGCTTCCATCCATTTGCATTGTCCTGAAGGGGCAACGCCCAAAGACGGTCCATCAGCAGGTGTAACCATGGCTACCTCATTCCTATCTCTAGCATTAAACAAGTCAATCGATCCAACAGTCGCCATGACTGGTGAACTGACCCTTACCGGTAAAGTCCTACGTATCGGTGGGTTGAGAGAAAAAGCCGTGGCGGCAAAGAGATCCGGTGCCAAGACCATCATTTTCCCTAAGGACAATCTAAACGATTGGGAAGAACTTCCAGATAATGTAAAGGAAGGGCTGGAGCCCTTGGCTGCAGATTGGTATAATGAtatattccaaaaattattcaagGATGTGAGTACGAAGCAAGGTAACTCGGTATGGAAAGCTGAGTTCGAAATTTTGGATGCTAAAAAGGAGAAGGACTAA
- the HAP3 gene encoding Hap3p (similar to Saccharomyces cerevisiae HAP3 (YBL021C); ancestral locus Anc_8.167), with protein MNANESEHVSTSPEDVQENGGNASSSGSLQQISTLREQDRWLPINNVARLMKNTLPPSAKVSKDAKECMQECVSELISFVTSEASDRCAADKRKTINGEDILISLHALGFENYAEVLKIYLAKYRQQQALKNQLMYEQDDEEAS; from the coding sequence ATGAATGCCAACGAGTCTGAACACGTCAGCACAAGTCCAGAGGACGTTCAGGAGAACGGTGGAAACGCAAGCTCGAGCGGCAGCCTGCAACAGATTTCCACGTTAAGGGAGCAGGACAGATGGCTGCCCATCAACAATGTTGCGCGGCTCATGAAGAACACGCTGCCACCGAGCGCCAAGGTATCGAAGGATGCCAAGGAGTGCATGCAGGAGTGTGTTAGCGAGCTCATTTCCTTTGTGACCAGCGAGGCCAGCGACCGGTGTGCTGCAGACAAGAGAAAGACGATCAATGGGGAAGATATTCTGATATCGCTGCACGCATTGGGGTTCGAGAATTATGCGGAGGTGTTGAAGATCTACCTGGCCAAGTATAGACAGCAGCAGGCACTGAAGAACCAACTGATGTACGAGCAGGATGACGAAGAGGCATCTTAA
- the RFT1 gene encoding glycolipid translocation protein (similar to Saccharomyces cerevisiae RFT1 (YBL020W); ancestral locus Anc_8.166), translating into MEKKSPQLPSTSEQILERSTKGATFLMMGQLFTKLVTFVLNNLLIRFLSPRIFGITAFLEFIQGTVLFFSRDAIRLSTLRISDSGNGIVDEDEEEYQETHYKSRVLQTAVNFAHIPLWIGFPLSIALIAWQYRNINAYFITLPFFTWSILLIWLSIIVELLSEPFFIVNQFMLNYAARSRFESIAVTTGCIVNFSVVYAVQQSRYPMGIGAADSDKEGIAILAFALGKLAHSITLLACYYWDYLKNFKPKKLFSTKLSMINPQENNESKKSYSKSTSYFFQSDILQHFKKVYFQLCFKHLLTEGDKLIINSLCTVEEQGIYALLSNYGSLLTRLLFAPIEESLRLFLARLLSSYNPKNLKLSIEVLVNLTRFYIYLSSMIIVFGPVNSSFLLQFLIGSKWSTTSVLDTIRVYCFYIPFLSLNGIFEAFFQSVATGDQILKHSYFMMVFSGIFLINSWVLIEKLKLSIEGLIMSNIINMILRILYCGVFLNKFHRELFTGSSFFFNFKDFKAVIITGLTICLVDWWFIGYVKNLQQFFVNVLFAMGLLALILVKERQTIQSFINKRAISSSKDV; encoded by the coding sequence atggagaaaaaaagcccACAATTGCCCTCCACCAGCGAGCAGATCCTTGAGAGGTCCACAAAAGGTGCTACTTTTCTCATGATGGGCCAGCTTTTCACCAAACTGGTGACGTTCGTTTTGAACAATCTGCTGATCAGGTTTCTGTCACCCAGAATATTTGGTATTACTGCCTTCCTAGAATTCATTCAAGGCACCGTGCTGTTTTTCAGTAGAGATGCGATTCGTTTGTCCACGTTGAGAATTTCAGACTCTGGCAATGGAATAGtcgatgaagatgaagaggagTATCAGGAGACGCATTACAAATCCAGAGTATTGCAAACCGCAGTCAATTTTGCTCACATACCGCTTTGGATCGGGTTTCCACTGTCGATTGCTCTTATCGCGTGGCAATACAGAAACATCAATGCGTATTTCATCACTTTGCCATTCTTCACGTGGTCTATTTTACTTATTTGGCTCAGTATCATCGTCGAACTATTGAGCGAACCGTTCTTTATCGTCAACCAGTTCATGTTGAATTATGCCGCTAGGTCGAGGTTCGAAAGTATCGCGGTGACTACAGGATGTATTGTCAACTTTTCAGTCGTTTATGCCGTTCAGCAATCCCGCTACCCCATGGGAATCGGCGCTGCGGATAGTGATAAAGAAGGTATCGCTATATTGGCATTTGCCTTGGGCAAATTAGCTCACTCAATTACGCTATTAGCGTGTTACTACTGGGACTACctcaagaatttcaaacCCAAAAAATTGTTCAGTACTAAGCTGTCAATGATAAATCCGCAAGAGAATAACGAATCGAAGAAGAGCTACTCAAAAAGCAcatcttatttcttccaaagcGATATCTTGcaacatttcaaaaaggtTTATTTCCAACTATGTTTCAAGCATTTGTTGACGGAGGGCGATAAACTTATCATCAACTCCCTTTGTACAGTGGAAGAACAGGGTATCTATGCTTTACTTTCTAACTACGGGTCGTTATTAACAAGATTGTTATTCGCGCCTATTGAAGAATCGCTGCGATTATTTCTGGCTCGTTTGCTGTCTTCATATAACccgaagaatttgaaactATCCATTGAGGTCCTGGTTAATTTGACAAGGTTTTACATCTACTTGTCGTCAATGATCATTGTGTTTGGACCCGTTAATTCGTCCTTTTTGttgcaatttttgattGGCTCAAAATGGTCCACTACTTCTGTTTTGGACACCATAAGAGTTTACTGCTTCTATATCCCATTTCTATCACTCAATGGTATTTTTGAAGCGTTTTTCCAAAGCGTGGCCACTGGTgaccaaattttgaagcatTCATATTTTATGATGGTCTTTTCCGGtatcttcttgatcaattcCTGGGTTCTTATCGAGAAGCTCAAACTATCCATCGAAGGCTTGATTATGAGtaatatcatcaatatGATTTTGAGAATATTGTATTGTGGAGTTTTCCTGAATAAATTCCACAGGGAACTGTTTACGGGCTcctcctttttctttaatttcaaGGATTTCAAAGCAGTTATAATTACAGGTTTAACGATTTGCCTAGTTGATTGGTGGTTTATAGGGTACGTTAAAAACTTACAGCAATTTTTTGTCAATGTCTTATTTGCAATGGGACTACTAGCATTGATTTTAGTCAAAGAGCGTCAAACTATACAGTCATTTATTAACAAAAGGGCAATTTCTAGTTCAAAAGATGTATAA
- the APN2 gene encoding DNA-(apurinic or apyrimidinic site) lyase APN2 (similar to Saccharomyces cerevisiae APN2 (YBL019W); ancestral locus Anc_8.165): MPRSEQILQDEKPENTTRFLSFNVNGIRTFFHYQPFSQMKQSLKSVFDFFKADIITFQELKTEKLSISKWGKVDGFYSFISIPQIRKGYSGVGCWIRILDKDHPLYHGLQVVKAEEGITGYLTIKNGKQSVVSYRDDANQGIGGYDSLDPDLNEKNALELDSEGRCVMVELACGIVIVSVYCPANSNSSEKGELFRIKFLKVLLRRVKNLDKMGKKIVLMGDVNVCRDLIDSADMLEEFSIPIIDPMGGKDLEQRYRDEAIQFIVNPETPHRRIFNQILFDSLLPDASKEGILIDTTRLIQTRSRLRMYTVWNSLKNSRPSNYGSRIDFILASSKLEQCIKAGDILPDILGSDHCPVYSDLDLRDQEVKSSTTEISIPKFEARNKFNLRNRNVLEMFAKKELGKESKQQQYRIFKGDNTKKSSSVKSKSLDSFLRKEDTKRGPASKESMKLTGSDTKKKSGTKFNFLDAFGKPPLCKHGEESILRTSKTSTNPGKKFWICKRSRGDSSNTESSCGFFQWV, translated from the coding sequence ATGCCACGAAGTGAACAAATATTACAGGATGAAAAACCTGAAAATACGACAAGATTTTTATCCTTCAATGTCAACGGTATAAGgacttttttccattatcAACCATTCTCCCAAATGAAGCAATCGCTTAAATCTGTTTTTGACTTTTTTAAAGCAGATATAATAACATTTCAGGAACTGAAAACAGAGAAACTTTCGATCTCCAAGTGGGGGAAAGTTGATGGTTTTTATTCGTTTATCTCCATCCCACAAATAAGAAAGGGATATTCTGGTGTTGGGTGCTGGATTAGAATCCTGGACAAGGATCACCCACTATATCATGGCTTACAAGTTGTTAAAGCAGAAGAAGGAATAACTGGTTATTTGACgataaaaaatggtaaacaATCGGTAGTTTCGTATAGAGATGATGCAAATCAAGGGATCGGTGGCTATGATTCCTTAGATCCCGATCtaaatgagaaaaatgcACTGGAATTGGACTCAGAAGGAAGATGTGTTATGGTTGAACTAGCATGTGGAATAGTTATTGTCAGTGTATATTGTCCTGCAAACTCGAACTCATCGGAAAAGGGCGAACTTTTTAGAATAAAGTTCTTAAAGGTTTTGCTACGAAGGGTTAAGAATTTGGATAAAatggggaaaaaaatagttcTGATGGGCGATGTAAACGTCTGTCGAGACCTTATAGATAGTGCCGATATGCTAGAAGAGTTCTCAATCCCAATAATAGACCCAATGGGTGGTAAAGATCTAGAACAACGATATAGAGACGAAGCAATACAATTTATCGTCAATCCGGAAACGCCCCATCGAAGGATATTTAATCAAATACTGTTCGACTCGCTTTTACCAGATGCAAGCAAAGAGGGAATTCTTATAGACACAACAAGGTTAATTCAAACAAGAAGTCGACTTAGAATGTATACAGTTTGGAATAGTCTTAAAAACTCAAGGCCTTCGAATTATGGTTCAAGGATAGACTTTATCTTGGCATCCTCAAAACTTGAACAATGTATAAAGGCTGGTGACATTCTTCCGGACATATTAGGATCCGATCATTGTCCTGTATACTCTGATTTAGATTTAAGGGACCAGGAAGTGAAGAGTAGCACGACAGAAATTAGCATACCAAAATTCGAAGCAAGGAACAAGTTTAATTTGAGAAACCGCAATGTTTTGGAGATGTTTGCCAAAAAAGAACTCGGCAAAGAATccaaacaacaacaatatcGTATATTTAAGGGAgataatacaaaaaaaagtagtaGCGTCAAAAGCAAATCGCTCGATTCATTTCttagaaaagaagacaCAAAAAGAGGTCCTGCGAGCAAAGAGTCCATGAAGTTAACAGGGTCAGacaccaaaaaaaaatcggGGACAAAATTCAATTTTCTGGACGCCTTTGGCAAGCCTCCTCTATGCAAGCATGGGGAAGAATCCATACTGAGGACATCCAAGACCTCAACCAATCCAGGTAAAAAGTTTTGGATTTGCAAGAGATCTCGAGGCGATTCCAGTAACACAGAATCTTCTTGCGGCTTTTTCCAATGGGTTTAA
- the POP8 gene encoding ribonuclease P (similar to Saccharomyces cerevisiae POP8 (YBL018C); ancestral locus Anc_8.164), protein MGKRIFREWHYFKLSITSFDQDIDNDHIIDQMTWRQWSNGALKRSYGIFGEGVEYSFLHVDDKIAYVRVNYADKDIFASSISTYISTEDLIGAPLTVTILQESSSLKLLEITEHDRIWLKRAVEEEEDDSKCT, encoded by the exons ATGGGGAAAAGGATTTTTAGAGAATGGCATTATTTTAAGTTATCGAT AACTTCATTCGACCAGGATATAGACAATGACCATATTATTGATCAGATGACATGGAGACAGTGGTCCAATGGCGCATTGAAACGTAGTTATGGCATCTTTGGCGAAGGCGTCGAATATTCGTTCCTGCACGTTGACGATAAGATAGCCTACGTGAGAGTAAACTATGCGGATAAAGATATATTCGCTTCATCCATTAGTACATACATATCTACTGAAGATCTCATTGGCGCACCTTTGACAGTCACTATCCTACAGGAGTCTTCCAGTTTGAAGCTTTTAGAGATCACTGAACATGACCGTATATGGTTGAAAAGGGCAgtagaggaagaagaagacgacAGTAAATGTACATAG